AACATGATCCCCAGTCCAAGGTCTTCCCATGGAATCACCAGGTATTGCGGTTTGAGCTGTAGAAATAAAATGGTAGGTATTTCTTGCATCCTTCCCATTTTGAAGTGGAGTGATATCCGGATCACCTGGAAAAGTATTGCCTACCGATAACAAATTAATCGCATTAGAAACAAGCTCTACATGACCAAATTCTTCTGCTGTAATGCTTGCCACTAAATCATAGAAGGGTTTTAGCTTTTTTTTATTTCTGAAGTTAAAAGACTGAAACATATAGTTATTTAAGGTGGACATCTCCCCAAACTTGCCGCCCAAGAGCTCTTGTACTGCAGCTGCAGCATTCATATCGCCGTGTGCGGGTACAGGAAGTTCAATTGCTAATTTATTGATTCTTTTAAACATGATTTCCCCTCCACTTTCATTTTGTTAACCAGGAAAAACCCAAATAATTTGCTGGGTACGAATAAAAAAGGGAGTTCCGTTAGATTCGACAACAATGTGATCTGGTAATACGTTTTTCAATAAACCACGAACGCTGCCTCTTATGGTTTGAACAGTAACCACATTACCAACGATCGTTGATAAGGTCTGATAAACATAGGGATCATAAAAGC
This sequence is a window from Paenibacillus urinalis. Protein-coding genes within it:
- a CDS encoding YuzF family protein, with amino-acid sequence MTNNNLLSFYDPYVYQTLSTIVGNVVTVQTIRGSVRGLLKNVLPDHIVVESNGTPFFIRTQQIIWVFPG